The Flexivirga aerilata sequence CGAACGCGATGAAGAGCGGCGCGTCGTTGGCGAGCCAGTTGCCCGAGCCGCCGACACCCGCCACCTCGAGCACGGCCTGGATGCCGACGAGCTGCAGCGCGATGTAGGGCAGCGTCGCGACGAAGCCGGTGATCGAGATCGCGAGCGAGAGGCCGCGCGAGCCGTAGCGCCCGCGCACGAAGTCGCCGGCGGTGACGTAGCCGTGCCGGTGACTGACCGACCACAGCCGCGACATGAAGAAGAAGATCATCGGGTAGACGATGATCGTGTAGGGCACCGCGAAGAAGCCGCTGACCGCACCGGCGCCGAACATCGCGGCGGGCACCGCGACGAACGTGTATGCCGTGTAGAGGTCACCGCCGAGCAGGAACCAGGTGATCCACGTGCCGAACGACCGGCCGCCGAGGCCCCACTCGTCGAGCGAGTCCAGCGAGGCGGCGCGGCGCCACCGGGAGGCCATGAAGCCCAGCACGGTGACGACCAGGAAGATCGCGATCAGCACGATGAGCGCGGGCAGGTCCACCCCGGTGCCGGGGCGCGAGGGGTCGGCGGCGGTGGGCAGGAGCGCGAGCTGCGTCATACTCACTCACCGTCCTCGGCGGCCGCGTGCCGGCCGACCGGGCCGAAGGGCACGTGCGGGCGGGCCTTCTTGACCAGCACGTAGGCGAGCGAGGTGCACAGCGCGCAGAAGAAGACCAGGGCCATCTGATACCAGATGAAGAAGGGGAAGCTGCCGAGCTTGGGCTCGGTCTTGGCATACCAGCCGACCGGCACCAGGGCCAGCATCGGCAGCAACAGGACGACGCCGGCGACGACCTGCAGGCGCCGATCGGCGGGTGGCGCCTGGTTGGGGTTCGGGTGTTGCGACATCGTCGAACTACCTCCGGGTGACGGATGTGAAGCAGCCGTGAAACGTTACCGCTGTGACAGGTGTTACTGCCGGGTTTTGCCGAGGTCGGGGCCCCGGCGGGCAACTGGTCACCCGAAAAGTGCACGCCGCCACCGGAACTCGTTCCACGTGGAGGGCACGCCGCCACCGGAACTCGTCCACGAAAAGTGGACTTGTCACGTGCTAGAGCACGTGACAAGTCCTCCGTTGTTGGACAAGTCGCCCTTTCGTGGACAAGTTGTGGTGTGGCGGACAAGCAGGGGTCCACGCGACAAGTCAGGCCGGCTGCTGCGCCCACGAGCGCCGCTGCCGGATCGCCTCCCGGATGCGGCGACTGAGCCGGGCGGCGTCAGCCAGGTCCGACCACACGATGCGTATGACGAGCCACCCCTGCTCGCGCAGTGCGTCCTCGCGGATCTTCTCGTCCACGACCGAGGTGCTGCCGTCCTTGCGATATTTCACCGCCCCGTCGAATTCGAGCAGCACGCCGACCTCGGTCAGCGCGAAGTCGGGGAAGAACCGGCCGAGGCGGGTGTCGATGGCGGGCTGGCTGACGAAGCGCAGGCCCATCCCGAGCAGCACCAGACGCGTGCGGGTCTCACCGGGCGACTCGGCCGCGGGGTCGGCGAGTTGGAGCATGCGGCGGGCGTGGCTGATCCCTGGGCGTTGCGGCGCGGACTCGACGATGCGCCGGAGTTCGGCGAAGCCGACGAGTCGGTCGTGCAGTGCGGCGTCGCACGCGATCAGTCCGGACTCGGTGCCGTGCCAGACGGCCGTCGACACGATCGCGTAGGCCGGGGTGAGCGCGGGCACGCCGTCATACCTCGCCCAGGAGTCGGGGCCGAAGCTGCGGTGCACGCGCACGCCGGCCCAACCGTGCGATCGGCCGTCGGCGACCCGGGTCACGTGGGTGAGGGCGTCCGGCGGCCACACCGGCAGGCGATGTATGGCGAGGGCGGTCTGCTGCCCCGCGACCACCGTGACCGGGTCGGTCGTGAGCGATCGCATCGCCGCCCGCGCCATGAGCCAGCGGCGTTCGTCGAGCTCGATGTCCTGGAGGCGGCACGCCTCGACATACGCGCCGCGGCGCACCCGGCGGAGGACGCCCTCACGGACGAGCCGGCCGGCGTCGGCCGCGCTGATCCCGGTGGCGCGCAACTCGCGCGCGGTGATGATGCCGCGGGATGCGGTGAGCCGGGCCTCGAGTCCGGTGCGCGGCACAATGCCGAGCCAGTGCGCCTGAGCGGCGAGCGAGATCTTCTGCGATGGGGTGGCCATGCCGATCGAGTGTGCTCCGATCGGCGGCCGGACCACGGTCGTGAGCGGCCCGGGTGTGGATAAGCGGTCGGGCGGGCGGACTCGTCACACAAAAAGTGGACTTGTCACGTGCTAGAGCACGTGACAAGTCCACTTTTACGTGACAAGTCGGCCACCACGTGACAAGTCCACTTCGACGTGACAAGTGGGCTTCAGCGCGACAAGTCCGCTCTCAGCGTGACAAGTCGGCGGCCGCCGTGATGTCAGGCCTTCTTGGTCTCCCAGAAGATGGTGGAGATCTCCTCGATCTTGCCGAGCAGGTCGTCGGCGGTCTTGACGTCCCAGGACGCCTTGGTGCCGCCGGCGCCGGCGAGCTTGGTGGCCTCGTTGATCAGCGTGTGCAGCTGCGGGTAGCTCTCGAAGTGCGGCGGCTTGAAGTAGTCGGTCCACAGCACCCAGAGGTGCTCCTTGACCAGCTGCGAGCGCTGCTCCTTGATCACGGTGGCGCGCATCTTGAAGTCGAGGTCGTCCGGCTTCTCGTTGACCTTCTCGACGATGGCCTTGATCGACTCGGCCTCGATGCGGGCCTGGGCGGGGTCGTACACGCCGCACGGCAGGTCGCAGTGTGCGCTGACCTCGATGGTGCGGGCGAAGATTCGGCGAAGCATGTGCGGTCCTTCCGTCGGTTAGCTCGGACGTATGGCGGAGCCTGCCGCTTCAAGCGAGGTTGAAGTCAACCGATGCCCTCGAAAACGCAGGCATCCGCGCACAATTCGAACCTACTCGCGGGGAAGGGTGCGATTGAACCCGCCCGCGCTACTTGCGAACCCGTCGCATCTGCACCGTCCACGTCGACGGCACCGCCGACCTCACCGTCGACGCCGACGCAGCCGCGGGAGGCGGGCCAGCACCACCGCCAGCACATCCTCATCCGGTATGGCGCCAACCAGCCACGAGTCGATGCCTTCGCGGGGATTGTCACGCTCGGCCCACCAGCCGCTGCCTTCCCGCCGGGTCAGTCGCTTGACCGCGACCGGGCGCGGTCCGTCCGGACCGTCGGGCAGCCGGATCACGTGCGCGCGCCCCGGGCGGGGTGTGCCGTCGTAGCGGACGAGGAGGCGGTCGCCGTCGACGTAGGTCGGCTCCATCGACCGTCCGCGCACGACGGCGACGCCGATCCTCACTCGGCGGCGGTGCCCTGCGCGGCCCCGCCCTGCGCGGTGCCCGACGCGACCCCGCCCGGCGCAACCTCACCCTGCGGCACGGCGGACTCGTTCTGCTCGGCGAGAATCCGGCGCAGGAAGCTCTTGGTGCGCTCGTGCTGCGGATTCGCGATCACCTCGCGCGCGGGCCCGGACTCGACCTCGACGCCGCCGTCCATGAAGACCACCCGGTCGGCGACGTCGCGGGCGAAGGCGATCTCGTGGGTGACCACGATCATCGTCATGCCGTCGTCGGCGAGTTCGCGCATGACGTCGAGCACCTCGCCGACCAACTCGGGGTCGAGCGCGGAGGTCGGCTCGTCGAAGAGCATCAGCTTCGGCTTCATCGCCAACGCCCGTGCGATCGCGACCCGCTGCTGCTGACCGCCGGACAGCTGGCTCGGGTAGTGGTGGCTGCGTTCGCCGAGGCCGACGCGTTCGAGCAGCGCCATGGCCTCGGCGCGGGCGGTGGCCTTGTCGACGCCCCGCACCTGCACCGGCGCCTCCATCACGTTGGCGATGGCTGTCTTGTGCGGGAAGAGGTTGAACCGCTGGAAGACCATGCCGATCTCCCTGCGCTGCTTGGCGATGCGCTTGTCGTGCAGCCGGTGGAGGCGGCCGTTCTTCTCCTCCAGGCCGAGCAGGTCGTCGTCGACCCAGATGCGGCCGCCGTCGATCGTCTCGAGCTGGTTGATGCACCGCAGGAAGGTCGTCTTGCCGGAGCCGGATGGCCCGAGCAGGCAGACGACCTCACCCGGCGCGACGTCGAGGTCGATGCCCTTGAGCACCTCGACCCCGTGAAAGTGCTTGGAAACGTTGAGTGCTCGCACCAGCGGGCGAGGGTTGACGGTGTCGGTCACTTGCCACCACCTCCGAGTTGAGCCAGCTGCCGCAGTCGTCCGGCCGCACCCTGGCGTGAGTTGCTCGACTGGCTGCCGAAGCCGCGACCGAAGTAGCGCTCCAGGTAGGTCTGTCCGACCATCAGCACCGAGCAGACGATGAGATACCAGATCAGGGCCGCCATCAGCGCGGGCATGACCAGGTAGGTGGAGTTGGCGACCGCGTTGGCCTGGAAGAACAGCTCGGTCGAGACCGGCA is a genomic window containing:
- the sodN gene encoding superoxide dismutase, Ni, whose translation is MLRRIFARTIEVSAHCDLPCGVYDPAQARIEAESIKAIVEKVNEKPDDLDFKMRATVIKEQRSQLVKEHLWVLWTDYFKPPHFESYPQLHTLINEATKLAGAGGTKASWDVKTADDLLGKIEEISTIFWETKKA
- a CDS encoding S24 family peptidase: MRIGVAVVRGRSMEPTYVDGDRLLVRYDGTPRPGRAHVIRLPDGPDGPRPVAVKRLTRREGSGWWAERDNPREGIDSWLVGAIPDEDVLAVVLARLPRLRRRRR
- a CDS encoding type IV toxin-antitoxin system AbiEi family antitoxin domain-containing protein translates to MATPSQKISLAAQAHWLGIVPRTGLEARLTASRGIITARELRATGISAADAGRLVREGVLRRVRRGAYVEACRLQDIELDERRWLMARAAMRSLTTDPVTVVAGQQTALAIHRLPVWPPDALTHVTRVADGRSHGWAGVRVHRSFGPDSWARYDGVPALTPAYAIVSTAVWHGTESGLIACDAALHDRLVGFAELRRIVESAPQRPGISHARRMLQLADPAAESPGETRTRLVLLGMGLRFVSQPAIDTRLGRFFPDFALTEVGVLLEFDGAVKYRKDGSTSVVDEKIREDALREQGWLVIRIVWSDLADAARLSRRIREAIRQRRSWAQQPA
- a CDS encoding DUF3311 domain-containing protein — protein: MSQHPNPNQAPPADRRLQVVAGVVLLLPMLALVPVGWYAKTEPKLGSFPFFIWYQMALVFFCALCTSLAYVLVKKARPHVPFGPVGRHAAAEDGE
- a CDS encoding amino acid ABC transporter ATP-binding protein, producing MTDTVNPRPLVRALNVSKHFHGVEVLKGIDLDVAPGEVVCLLGPSGSGKTTFLRCINQLETIDGGRIWVDDDLLGLEEKNGRLHRLHDKRIAKQRREIGMVFQRFNLFPHKTAIANVMEAPVQVRGVDKATARAEAMALLERVGLGERSHHYPSQLSGGQQQRVAIARALAMKPKLMLFDEPTSALDPELVGEVLDVMRELADDGMTMIVVTHEIAFARDVADRVVFMDGGVEVESGPAREVIANPQHERTKSFLRRILAEQNESAVPQGEVAPGGVASGTAQGGAAQGTAAE